In the genome of Spirochaetota bacterium, the window GATATGTGCCGTTTATGTTTCCGAAGATTGGCGAGCAACGGGATGATACCCGGTGTCACCAAGGCAAGCTGGTAGGAGAGCACGATGAGCGTTCATGATACGATCGGTGATGCACTGACCATGGTGCGAAACGGCATGATGGCGAAGAAAAGCGCCGTCGAGGTGCCGTTCAGCGGGAAGATCTTCAATGTTATGAAGATACTGAAGGACGAAGGGTTCGTTGAGAACGTCCGCAAGGTCGAGGTAAAGGGCCGGCGGTTCTCTCGGATAAAGATCGTCCTCAAATACGACGATTCGCAGAAATGCGCTATCGACGGGATAAAGCGGATCTCAAAACCGGGGCTGCGCGTGTATACGACGGTGGAAACCATGCCGCGTGTATTGAACGGTCTTGGTATAGCGATAATTTCGACGCAAAAGGGTATGATCACCGACAAGAAGGCTCGCGCCATGCAGGTTGGCGGCGAGGTCGTTTGTTACGTATGGTGATGAATATGCAAGGACAAATAGTATGAGCAGAATCGCAAAAAGACCTATTGCAGTCCCCAAGGATGTGACGGTTTCCGTTTCCGGGAGCACGGTCACGGTAAAGGGAAAGCTCGGCGAGCTTGTAAAGACGTTCTCATCCGACGTGGTTATTCAGTCGAATGACGGATCGGTCACTGTTACGCCTCCGGCATTGCAGATAACGGA includes:
- the rpsH gene encoding 30S ribosomal protein S8 is translated as MSVHDTIGDALTMVRNGMMAKKSAVEVPFSGKIFNVMKILKDEGFVENVRKVEVKGRRFSRIKIVLKYDDSQKCAIDGIKRISKPGLRVYTTVETMPRVLNGLGIAIISTQKGMITDKKARAMQVGGEVVCYVW